In the Streptomyces sp. cg36 genome, one interval contains:
- a CDS encoding ricin-type beta-trefoil lectin domain protein, translating to MRRGRRLPAALMAAALSAGGLAQLGAAQAAFADETVNSGVQTGTSAAGANRSKAETHTSGTATSGATAAGTGASGGQGSAAEARALAQAKRTGRQVEILERRDEMSQVLANPDGSLTMRQYVRPAFARVGGAWRQADATLERGADGRLAPAAATFGISFSGGGTGPLATLTKNGRALSLSWPDALPRPRVEGDTAVYPEVLPGVDLSLRADVDGFAQHLVVKDREAAANPRLAELSLALRTAGATLKADAQGNLTATDTRSGARLFSAPTPSMWDSSHLPKQAAAQLARGARPAAETASPAPHRMSTRVSGDRLRITPDAAMLKDPRTVYPVVIDPVFSGGGRNNWAMAYKQSGNSSIANTAYWNGGTFSDKLARVGHETSTDGTARSYFQLNTKGLAGSKILSATFNVFNSYSWSCTKTPVELGLTGPISSATTWNKQPAWKQTIQAKTFAHGWSASQCAAAGEDFDAAALKTAVQAVADAGDTDMTLGLRSRDDYEGNELSWKKFQNDPSLEITYNSPPKIDSSAAYQGSWAPGAGGLVQLACATDPAAYPVVGNTGLTLTAKVSDPEGGQLTGAFQLKDATTGAVIAAPASTVASGGYAQARIDGSALADGKRYTWSAQVQDGLDSSAWTPLCGFGVDKSAPAQPTVTATDGHALDVAEVPARTDRTIRFASSDPGGVDGFCYALNQPLSVSNLKCPSGTYVKAGADGTATVTVRPGLWPNNRLHVEAYDKAGNTSAYNGGSGPSDTTLIATDRPVYVHDSAGRVHGDLPGDLDGDGQVDLLATATDGTLRLLGGKGDGTLKAPRTIASGGWNGARIAHRGDFIAATDGQTMDGYEDFFVKIGNKLYLYPGDGNGMPLTAQRKELLRPTGKDNGPLTGVGGLCLDVKSGATANGTPLQIYTCNATGAQDFQLTDGALKVLGKCAAAAGNDLAAPVQLADCDGGPAQRWLDRGDGSLLNQGSGRCLDTAGGAAVKSTPVQLLNCDGDATQDWAVPGTWAGTGQILTPRDADGMPGADLIVQEGEGMWLYSGTAEGPLAAEPGSYKLLPAKQFGFSSWDRFDFTSPGDVNGDGIPDLLGRHVTTDPASADYGKLYLYPGTRTLDAGGNSTYGIGARTVYGSAAWQSTNIPLFAGAGNAQGSVVDTGTYLKFVPTDGQETPDFWAVFKAAPGGLRFYPGTPTAHGTSTVVGDAGLVADVVGLF from the coding sequence ATGCGGCGGGGCAGACGGCTGCCGGCCGCGCTGATGGCAGCCGCGCTCAGCGCGGGCGGCCTCGCGCAACTGGGCGCCGCGCAGGCGGCGTTTGCGGACGAGACCGTCAACAGCGGTGTACAGACCGGGACAAGTGCGGCCGGAGCCAATCGTTCCAAGGCTGAAACCCACACTTCCGGAACGGCCACTTCCGGAGCAACTGCTGCCGGAACGGGCGCTTCCGGAGGCCAGGGCTCCGCCGCCGAGGCGCGCGCGCTCGCCCAGGCGAAGAGGACCGGCCGCCAGGTCGAGATCCTGGAGCGCCGCGACGAGATGTCGCAGGTGCTGGCCAACCCGGACGGCTCGCTCACCATGCGCCAGTACGTGCGCCCCGCCTTCGCCCGCGTCGGCGGCGCCTGGCGGCAGGCCGACGCCACGCTGGAGCGGGGCGCCGACGGCCGGCTCGCCCCGGCCGCCGCCACCTTCGGCATCTCCTTCTCCGGCGGCGGCACCGGCCCGCTCGCCACGCTCACCAAGAACGGCCGGGCCCTCTCGCTCTCCTGGCCGGACGCGCTGCCGCGCCCCCGCGTCGAGGGCGACACCGCCGTCTACCCCGAGGTGCTGCCCGGCGTCGACCTCAGCCTCCGGGCCGACGTGGACGGCTTCGCCCAGCACCTGGTCGTCAAGGACCGCGAGGCCGCCGCCAACCCGCGCCTGGCCGAGCTCTCACTGGCGCTGCGCACCGCGGGCGCCACCCTGAAGGCGGACGCCCAGGGCAATCTCACGGCCACCGACACCCGCTCCGGCGCCCGCCTCTTCAGCGCCCCCACGCCCTCGATGTGGGACTCCTCCCACCTGCCGAAGCAGGCCGCGGCCCAGCTGGCGCGCGGCGCGCGCCCGGCCGCCGAGACCGCGTCGCCCGCGCCGCACCGGATGAGCACCCGGGTCAGCGGCGACCGGCTGCGGATCACCCCGGACGCGGCGATGCTCAAGGACCCGCGGACGGTCTACCCGGTCGTGATCGACCCGGTCTTCTCCGGCGGCGGGCGCAACAACTGGGCCATGGCGTACAAGCAGTCGGGCAACTCCTCGATCGCCAACACCGCGTACTGGAACGGCGGCACCTTCAGCGACAAGCTGGCCCGCGTCGGCCACGAGACGTCGACCGACGGCACCGCCCGCTCCTACTTCCAGCTCAACACCAAGGGACTGGCCGGATCGAAGATCCTCTCCGCCACGTTCAACGTGTTCAACAGCTACTCCTGGTCGTGCACCAAGACCCCGGTGGAGCTCGGTCTGACCGGCCCCATCTCCTCCGCCACCACCTGGAACAAGCAGCCCGCCTGGAAGCAGACGATCCAGGCGAAGACGTTCGCGCACGGCTGGTCGGCCTCCCAGTGCGCCGCCGCGGGCGAGGACTTCGACGCCGCCGCGCTGAAGACCGCCGTGCAGGCGGTCGCGGACGCGGGCGACACCGACATGACCCTCGGCCTGCGCTCGCGCGACGACTACGAGGGCAACGAGCTGAGCTGGAAGAAGTTCCAGAACGACCCCAGCCTGGAGATCACCTACAACTCACCGCCGAAGATCGACTCCTCGGCCGCCTACCAGGGCTCCTGGGCGCCCGGCGCCGGCGGGCTCGTACAGCTCGCCTGCGCCACCGACCCGGCCGCGTACCCGGTCGTCGGCAACACCGGCCTCACCCTCACCGCGAAGGTCTCCGACCCGGAGGGCGGCCAGCTCACCGGCGCCTTCCAGCTCAAGGACGCCACCACCGGCGCGGTGATCGCCGCGCCGGCCTCGACGGTCGCCTCCGGCGGCTACGCCCAGGCCCGCATCGACGGCTCCGCGCTCGCCGACGGCAAGCGCTACACCTGGTCCGCGCAGGTCCAGGACGGCCTGGACAGCTCGGCGTGGACCCCGCTCTGCGGCTTCGGCGTCGACAAGAGCGCGCCCGCCCAGCCGACCGTGACCGCCACCGACGGCCACGCGCTGGACGTGGCGGAGGTGCCCGCGCGCACCGACCGCACGATCCGGTTCGCCTCCAGCGACCCGGGCGGCGTCGACGGCTTCTGCTACGCCCTCAACCAGCCGCTCTCCGTCTCCAACCTGAAGTGCCCCAGCGGCACCTATGTGAAGGCGGGCGCCGACGGCACCGCCACCGTCACCGTCCGGCCCGGCCTGTGGCCCAACAACCGGCTGCACGTGGAGGCGTACGACAAGGCGGGCAACACCTCGGCGTACAACGGCGGTTCGGGCCCGAGCGACACCACCCTGATCGCCACCGACCGGCCCGTGTACGTCCACGACTCCGCCGGGCGGGTCCACGGCGACCTGCCGGGCGACCTCGACGGCGACGGCCAGGTCGACCTGCTCGCCACCGCCACCGACGGCACCCTGCGCCTGCTCGGCGGCAAGGGCGACGGCACCCTGAAGGCCCCCCGCACCATCGCCTCGGGCGGCTGGAACGGGGCCCGCATCGCCCACCGGGGCGACTTCATCGCGGCCACCGACGGCCAGACGATGGACGGGTACGAGGACTTCTTCGTCAAGATCGGCAACAAGCTGTACCTGTACCCGGGCGACGGCAACGGGATGCCGCTGACCGCCCAGCGCAAGGAGCTGCTGCGCCCCACCGGCAAGGACAACGGCCCGCTGACCGGCGTCGGCGGCCTCTGCCTCGACGTGAAGTCCGGGGCCACCGCCAACGGCACCCCGCTGCAGATCTACACCTGCAACGCCACCGGCGCCCAGGACTTCCAGCTCACCGACGGCGCCCTCAAGGTCCTCGGCAAGTGCGCCGCCGCCGCGGGCAACGACCTGGCCGCCCCCGTCCAGCTGGCCGACTGCGACGGCGGCCCGGCGCAGCGCTGGCTCGACCGCGGTGACGGCTCCCTGCTCAACCAGGGCTCCGGCCGCTGCCTGGACACCGCGGGCGGCGCCGCGGTGAAGAGCACCCCGGTGCAGCTCCTCAACTGCGACGGCGACGCCACCCAGGACTGGGCCGTCCCCGGCACCTGGGCGGGCACCGGCCAGATCCTCACCCCGCGCGACGCCGACGGCATGCCCGGCGCCGACCTCATCGTCCAGGAGGGCGAGGGGATGTGGCTGTACTCCGGCACCGCCGAGGGCCCGCTCGCGGCCGAGCCCGGCTCGTACAAGCTGCTGCCCGCCAAGCAGTTCGGCTTCAGCTCCTGGGACCGCTTCGACTTCACCTCGCCCGGTGACGTCAACGGCGACGGCATCCCCGACCTGCTCGGCCGGCACGTCACCACGGACCCGGCGAGCGCCGACTACGGCAAGCTCTACCTGTACCCCGGCACCCGCACCCTGGACGCGGGCGGCAACAGCACGTACGGCATCGGCGCCCGGACCGTGTACGGCTCCGCCGCCTGGCAGTCCACGAACATCCCGCTCTTCGCGGGCGCGGGCAACGCCCAGGGCTCGGTGGTCGACACCGGCACGTACCTGAAGTTCGTCCCGACCGACGGCCAGGAGACCCCCGACTTCTGGGCGGTCTTCAAGGCGGCCCCCGGCGGCCTCCGCTTCTACCCGGGCACCCCGACGGCCCACGGCACGTCGACGGTCGTCGGCGACGCGGGACTGGTGGCGGACGTGGTGGGGCTGTTCTAG
- a CDS encoding RHS repeat-associated core domain-containing protein yields the protein MGTLRYDDDAGGVRRRATTALGALTASAVLVTLLPSVAAAAGRVDFSVRSVQKTASVTGSELGKESAAGQSETARRPWRAPKVSWPKAGDSEVDLSGVAADALAKSAAGRSVAGSRHAAAPGSPVGVAPVAPTAAKERSAAPLAGAGGSAPAKVRVRMADRAAADRLGLDGVVLGVARDDRGAASGRASVRLDYTAFRGAYGADWGSRLRLVQLPACALSTPEKAECRTMTPLASRNDAKAGALTAEVALAPDTAAAPGKQGAAAAGERGTAESAKQGTAAAGKQAAAAPSKQAAAAPSKQAAATGAQSAAAPFTVLAATATPDGANGDFKATSLSPSGSWTVGGNEGGFSWSYPLAVPPVPGDLSPKLGLGYSSSSVDGRTASTNNQPSALGEGWSMEMGFIERQYMACKDDSGTGTNAPAKSGDLCWRSDNAVMSLNGASTALVRTGTGDTWRPADDDGSRIERVKGTATDTNNGDDDNEYWKVTTLDGTQYWFGKNRLPGWATGKTETASAYTVPVYGNHTGEPGHATAFTDSVRNQAWRWNLDYVVDPHGNAMALFYTQEKNAYAKNSGGSTTTKPKADASYARAGYLDHIEYGHRAGQVYAAQPAAKVNFAMADRCLGTTTDCAFDKAHASNWPDTPVDEVCAVGADCLNGSPSFWSKKRLTSVTTQVLKGTGYADIDTWTFGQSFPGTGDTGGNGLWLDSITHTGKAGGTPLSNPAVTFGGTLMPNRVDSSEGRPPLNKYRITKVGSEYGGDTLVEYSPTECTYASPPDEATNTKRCFPTWWTPEGGSQPVKDWFHKYVVNKVTEDDKVAGTDSEVTEYEYLGGIAWAKDTSEFTLDKHRTYSDYRGYGKVRTRTGTTNRTLSETTYLRGLDGAQVADSFGALYTDAEQYSGKELESVSYDKDGGRIVESSVEKPWSKQTATQARPGTTDLHAYQTDTDVTTGRSLMDDGSWRTTRSTDTFDAYGQTLTTSDEGDLAVSGDEQCTRTTYVTPDTTAYLVSYIADEQKSSTTCATAATAATVTGETRTTYDTSAYGAAPVAGKALPSRIEELDHYTAGLPVFVATSTALYDAYGRMTQTVDAAGAKTLTAYTPATGAQPTTVKTTDNKGFVTSVDLDGLRGLTLKATDANGRVTSQEYDALGQLTAAWKPGRVKPASADVTFSYQVRDDGPTAVTSNTLLESGKYRKAVTLYDGLLRKRQVQTDAYGGTGRLITDSFYDSQGRVYKDNAEYYNDQPTAPVLFSVADNQVPAQTVTEFDGMGRTTAAIALTKGTERWRTTTSYGGDWTATVPPSGATATLVISNAHDKAVELRQYKDGNPVIGASADKYEALKYSYDTSDRLTRLVDAAGNTWSSTFDLRGRQITSSDPDKGAVTTTYTPDGKTETTKDARGTTLAYTYDEIGRPTSLRKDGVTGPKLAEWAYDSLTGGKKMLSSSTRWDNGNAYTTAVKGYDASGRATGSVITVPAAEGKLQGTYEFGSTYTPTTGLANTTTFPAGGGLPAETVRQGYTDYGLATTVGNGTDVYSLGNQYSPSGDILQTVLGSVGARTVQTYTYEEDTHRLSTVVNDRESSGPQTIDSKSYGYDPAGNITRIRDDRDDKASTDTQCFTYDFAARLSHAWTGTDDCALTPSTGVRPKVGGPDPYWFSYGYDTVGNRASEVRHDVSGDTSKDVRRGYSYPQPGETRPHGMDTVDVTGPGARTDSFEYDASGNTTRRVTASGDQKLTWDAEGNLASSTIGGQTSTFLYDADGSRLLRRDPGAVTLYLGAEELTLKTAGNSVSGVRYYSAGNTTVARGSDGSVTYLLSDAQGTDEVAVDSVTLAVTRRASGPFGTPRGTQPQTGWPGDHGFVGGVTDKSTGLTHLGAREYDAENGRFASVDPVMDLSDPQQINGYAYANNSPVTDSDPSGQFHIGHVVKAIKHAVKKVVHAVKRIVRRIVHKVAHTVRSSYARAVRAMWSHGEKGAQFGHFNVGKGPDRGIIMMRFFIHTKDAMKIPGLGYQLLGDDREYSNDPDAAYRMVLFWDTATGDVTFKVSPSHTKPSVKHVSSYLLQQAGQSGDGYDIESPSRMIPAFPLSLNDYPSESVTGRNIVNYSFLGQYHSNSSKLDLGIAGVNSLMSLFSVDTHVTIAANKGSVTVTRKGDHYPDMEVVQYRRAQPPVVVAHDRMDNVSGLDSMPWYGNKDMRYWNSAQCLKDPPK from the coding sequence GTGGGGACTTTGAGATACGACGACGATGCGGGGGGAGTCAGACGCCGGGCCACCACCGCGCTCGGCGCGCTCACGGCGAGCGCCGTGCTCGTCACGCTGCTGCCGAGCGTCGCCGCAGCCGCCGGACGGGTCGACTTCTCGGTCCGCTCGGTCCAGAAGACGGCCTCGGTCACCGGCTCCGAGCTGGGCAAAGAGAGTGCCGCCGGGCAGAGCGAGACCGCGCGGCGGCCGTGGCGGGCGCCGAAGGTGAGCTGGCCGAAGGCCGGAGACAGCGAGGTCGACCTCTCCGGCGTCGCGGCCGATGCGTTGGCAAAGAGCGCGGCGGGGCGAAGTGTGGCCGGATCGCGTCATGCCGCCGCGCCGGGCAGTCCGGTGGGTGTCGCCCCGGTGGCGCCGACGGCGGCCAAGGAGCGGTCCGCCGCGCCACTGGCGGGCGCGGGCGGGAGCGCGCCCGCCAAGGTGCGGGTGCGGATGGCCGATCGCGCGGCGGCCGACCGGCTCGGCCTGGACGGCGTCGTCCTCGGGGTCGCGCGCGACGACCGCGGGGCGGCGTCCGGGCGGGCCTCCGTGCGGCTGGACTACACCGCGTTCCGGGGGGCGTACGGGGCGGACTGGGGCAGTCGGCTGCGGCTGGTGCAGCTGCCCGCGTGCGCGCTGAGCACTCCGGAGAAGGCGGAGTGCCGGACCATGACGCCGCTGGCGTCGCGCAACGACGCGAAGGCGGGCGCACTGACCGCCGAGGTCGCCCTGGCACCGGACACCGCGGCGGCGCCCGGAAAGCAGGGTGCAGCCGCGGCCGGAGAGCGGGGCACGGCGGAGTCCGCGAAGCAGGGCACGGCCGCCGCCGGAAAGCAGGCCGCAGCCGCCCCCTCGAAGCAGGCCGCAGCCGCCCCCTCGAAGCAGGCCGCAGCCACCGGGGCGCAGAGCGCAGCCGCCCCCTTCACCGTGCTCGCCGCCACCGCCACCCCCGACGGGGCCAACGGCGACTTCAAGGCCACCTCCCTCTCGCCCTCCGGGAGTTGGACCGTCGGAGGCAACGAGGGCGGGTTCTCCTGGTCGTATCCGCTGGCCGTGCCGCCGGTGCCGGGGGATCTGAGTCCCAAGCTGGGGCTCGGCTACTCCTCCTCGTCCGTCGACGGGCGGACCGCCTCCACCAACAACCAGCCCTCCGCGCTCGGCGAGGGCTGGTCGATGGAGATGGGGTTCATCGAGCGGCAGTACATGGCCTGCAAGGACGACAGCGGCACGGGCACCAACGCCCCGGCCAAGTCCGGTGACCTGTGCTGGCGTTCGGACAACGCCGTGATGTCCCTGAACGGGGCCTCCACCGCGCTGGTGAGGACCGGCACGGGCGACACCTGGCGCCCGGCCGACGACGACGGCTCCCGGATCGAGCGCGTCAAGGGCACCGCCACCGACACCAACAACGGCGACGACGACAACGAGTACTGGAAGGTGACCACGCTCGACGGCACCCAGTACTGGTTCGGCAAGAACCGGCTGCCCGGCTGGGCCACCGGCAAGACCGAGACCGCCTCGGCGTACACGGTCCCGGTCTACGGCAACCACACCGGCGAGCCGGGGCACGCGACCGCCTTCACGGACTCCGTCCGCAACCAGGCGTGGCGCTGGAACCTGGACTACGTCGTCGACCCGCACGGCAACGCGATGGCGCTCTTCTACACCCAGGAGAAGAACGCGTACGCCAAGAACTCCGGCGGCTCCACGACCACCAAGCCCAAGGCGGACGCGAGTTACGCCCGCGCGGGCTACCTCGACCACATCGAGTACGGCCACCGCGCCGGGCAGGTGTACGCGGCCCAGCCCGCCGCCAAGGTCAACTTCGCGATGGCGGACCGCTGCCTGGGCACCACCACCGACTGCGCCTTCGACAAGGCGCACGCCTCGAACTGGCCGGACACCCCCGTCGACGAGGTCTGCGCGGTCGGCGCGGACTGCCTCAACGGCTCGCCGTCGTTCTGGTCCAAGAAGCGGCTGACCTCGGTCACCACCCAGGTGCTCAAGGGCACCGGCTACGCCGACATCGACACCTGGACGTTCGGGCAGAGCTTCCCCGGCACCGGTGACACCGGCGGCAACGGGCTGTGGCTCGACTCGATCACCCACACCGGCAAGGCGGGCGGCACCCCCCTGTCCAACCCGGCGGTGACGTTCGGCGGCACCCTGATGCCCAACCGCGTGGACTCCTCCGAGGGCCGTCCGCCGCTCAACAAGTACCGCATCACCAAGGTCGGTTCGGAGTACGGCGGCGACACGCTCGTCGAGTACTCGCCCACCGAGTGCACCTACGCGAGCCCCCCGGACGAGGCCACCAACACCAAGCGCTGCTTCCCGACCTGGTGGACCCCCGAGGGCGGCAGCCAGCCGGTGAAGGACTGGTTCCACAAGTACGTGGTGAACAAGGTGACCGAGGACGACAAGGTCGCGGGCACCGACTCCGAGGTGACCGAGTACGAGTACCTGGGCGGCATCGCCTGGGCCAAGGACACCAGCGAGTTCACCCTCGACAAGCACCGCACGTACAGCGACTACCGCGGCTACGGCAAGGTCCGCACCCGCACCGGCACGACAAACAGGACTTTGTCGGAGACGACATACCTGCGGGGACTTGACGGCGCCCAGGTGGCCGACTCCTTCGGCGCGCTCTACACCGATGCCGAGCAGTACAGCGGCAAGGAGCTGGAGAGCGTCAGCTACGACAAGGACGGCGGCAGGATCGTCGAGTCGTCGGTGGAGAAGCCGTGGTCGAAGCAGACCGCGACGCAGGCCCGCCCCGGCACGACCGACCTGCACGCCTACCAGACGGACACCGACGTCACCACCGGCCGTTCCCTGATGGACGACGGGAGCTGGCGGACCACGCGCTCGACGGACACCTTCGACGCGTACGGCCAGACCCTCACCACCTCGGACGAGGGCGATCTGGCGGTCTCCGGCGACGAGCAGTGCACCCGCACCACGTACGTCACCCCGGACACCACCGCCTACCTGGTCTCCTACATCGCCGACGAGCAGAAGAGCTCCACCACCTGCGCCACGGCGGCCACCGCCGCGACCGTGACCGGCGAGACCCGCACCACGTACGACACCAGCGCGTACGGCGCCGCGCCCGTCGCGGGCAAGGCGCTGCCGTCCAGGATCGAGGAGCTGGACCACTACACGGCCGGGCTGCCGGTCTTCGTGGCCACCTCCACCGCGCTGTACGACGCGTACGGCCGGATGACGCAGACGGTCGACGCGGCCGGGGCCAAGACCCTCACCGCGTACACCCCCGCGACCGGTGCCCAGCCCACCACGGTGAAGACCACCGACAACAAGGGGTTCGTCACCAGCGTCGACCTCGACGGGCTGCGCGGGCTCACCCTGAAGGCGACGGACGCCAACGGCCGGGTCACCAGCCAGGAGTACGACGCGCTCGGGCAGCTCACCGCCGCCTGGAAGCCGGGCCGGGTCAAGCCCGCCTCGGCCGACGTCACCTTCTCCTACCAGGTGCGCGACGACGGTCCCACGGCCGTCACCTCCAACACGCTGCTGGAGAGCGGCAAGTACCGCAAGGCGGTGACGCTCTACGACGGTCTGCTGCGCAAGCGGCAGGTGCAGACCGACGCGTACGGCGGCACGGGCCGGCTGATCACGGACAGCTTCTACGACAGCCAGGGCCGGGTCTACAAGGACAACGCCGAGTACTACAACGACCAGCCGACCGCGCCGGTGCTCTTCTCGGTGGCGGACAACCAGGTCCCGGCGCAGACCGTGACCGAGTTCGACGGCATGGGCCGCACCACCGCCGCCATCGCCCTCACCAAGGGCACCGAGCGGTGGCGCACGACCACCAGCTACGGCGGCGACTGGACGGCGACGGTCCCGCCGAGCGGGGCCACCGCCACGCTGGTGATCAGCAACGCCCACGACAAGGCGGTGGAGCTGCGCCAGTACAAGGACGGCAACCCGGTGATCGGCGCGAGCGCCGACAAGTACGAGGCGCTGAAGTACAGCTACGACACCTCGGACCGGCTGACCCGGCTGGTCGACGCGGCGGGCAACACCTGGTCGTCCACCTTCGACCTGCGCGGCCGTCAGATCACCTCCTCGGACCCGGACAAGGGCGCGGTCACCACGACCTACACCCCCGATGGCAAGACGGAGACCACCAAGGACGCCCGGGGCACCACGCTCGCGTACACGTACGACGAGATCGGCCGCCCCACCAGTCTGCGCAAGGACGGCGTCACCGGCCCCAAGCTCGCCGAGTGGGCCTACGACTCGCTGACCGGCGGCAAGAAGATGCTCAGCTCGTCGACCCGCTGGGACAACGGCAACGCCTACACCACGGCCGTGAAGGGCTATGACGCCTCGGGCCGGGCCACCGGTTCGGTGATCACGGTTCCGGCGGCCGAGGGCAAGCTCCAGGGCACCTACGAGTTCGGCTCGACCTACACCCCGACCACGGGCCTCGCCAACACCACGACCTTCCCGGCCGGCGGCGGGCTGCCCGCGGAGACCGTCCGCCAGGGCTACACGGACTACGGCCTGGCGACCACGGTCGGCAACGGCACGGACGTCTACTCGCTGGGCAACCAGTACTCGCCGTCCGGCGACATCCTGCAGACCGTGCTCGGCTCGGTCGGCGCCCGCACGGTCCAGACGTACACCTACGAGGAGGACACGCACCGGCTCAGCACGGTGGTCAACGACCGCGAGTCGAGCGGCCCGCAGACCATCGACAGCAAGTCCTACGGCTACGACCCGGCGGGCAACATCACCCGCATCCGCGACGACCGCGACGACAAGGCGAGCACCGACACGCAGTGCTTCACGTACGACTTCGCGGCGCGGCTCTCGCACGCGTGGACCGGTACGGACGACTGCGCGCTGACGCCGTCGACGGGCGTGAGGCCCAAGGTGGGCGGCCCCGACCCGTACTGGTTCTCCTACGGCTACGACACGGTCGGCAACCGGGCCTCCGAGGTCCGGCACGACGTGTCCGGCGACACCAGCAAGGACGTGCGGCGCGGCTACTCCTACCCGCAGCCCGGCGAGACCCGGCCGCACGGCATGGACACCGTCGACGTCACCGGCCCCGGGGCGCGCACCGACTCCTTCGAGTACGACGCCTCCGGCAACACCACCCGGCGGGTCACCGCCTCCGGTGACCAGAAGCTGACCTGGGACGCCGAGGGCAACCTCGCCTCCTCCACGATCGGCGGCCAGACCTCCACGTTCCTCTACGACGCGGACGGCTCCCGGCTGCTGCGCCGGGACCCGGGCGCGGTGACCCTGTACCTGGGCGCCGAGGAGCTGACGCTGAAGACGGCGGGCAACTCGGTCTCGGGCGTGCGCTACTACTCGGCGGGCAACACGACCGTCGCGCGCGGCTCGGACGGCTCGGTGACCTATCTGCTCAGCGACGCCCAGGGCACCGACGAGGTGGCCGTCGACTCGGTGACCCTGGCGGTCACCCGGCGCGCCTCCGGCCCCTTCGGCACCCCGCGCGGCACCCAGCCGCAGACGGGCTGGCCGGGCGACCACGGCTTCGTGGGCGGCGTCACCGACAAGTCCACGGGCCTGACCCACCTGGGCGCCCGCGAGTACGACGCGGAGAACGGCCGGTTCGCCTCGGTGGACCCGGTCATGGACCTCTCGGACCCGCAGCAGATCAACGGGTACGCGTACGCCAACAACTCGCCGGTCACCGACAGCGACCCGAGCGGCCAGTTCCACATCGGGCACGTGGTCAAGGCGATCAAGCACGCGGTGAAGAAGGTCGTCCACGCGGTGAAGCGGATCGTGCGCCGCATCGTGCACAAGGTCGCCCACACCGTCCGGTCGTCCTACGCCCGCGCGGTGCGGGCGATGTGGTCGCACGGCGAGAAGGGCGCCCAGTTCGGCCACTTCAACGTCGGCAAGGGGCCCGACCGGGGCATCATCATGATGCGGTTCTTCATCCACACCAAGGACGCGATGAAGATCCCGGGCCTGGGCTACCAGCTGCTCGGCGACGACCGCGAGTACTCCAACGACCCGGACGCCGCCTACCGCATGGTCCTGTTCTGGGACACGGCCACGGGTGACGTGACCTTCAAGGTCTCGCCGTCCCACACCAAGCCGTCGGTCAAGCACGTCTCGTCGTACCTGCTCCAGCAGGCGGGCCAGAGCGGCGACGGCTACGACATCGAGTCGCCGTCCCGGATGATCCCGGCGTTCCCGCTCTCGCTCAACGACTACCCGTCGGAGTCCGTGACCGGACGCAACATCGTGAACTACAGCTTCCTCGGGCAGTACCACTCGAACTCGTCGAAACTGGACCTGGGCATCGCCGGAGTCAACAGCCTCATGTCGCTGTTCTCGGTCGACACCCATGTGACGATCGCCGCCAACAAGGGCTCGGTCACCGTGACCAGGAAGGGAGACCATTACCCGGACATGGAGGTCGTCCAGTACCGTCGGGCCCAGCCGCCGGTGGTCGTGGCCCACGACCGCATGGACAACGTGTCCGGCCTGGACTCGATGCCCTGGTACGGCAACAAGGACATGCGGTACTGGAACTCCGCCCAATGCCTGAAGGACCCGCCGAAGTGA